The sequence below is a genomic window from Macadamia integrifolia cultivar HAES 741 chromosome 1, SCU_Mint_v3, whole genome shotgun sequence.
tgatcttttagtataaaataaaaaagaaaaaattcttacAAACTCAATTTTCGGTCCATGTCACTGACCTTTGTACTCGTTGGCCAAACCCTCATCCCAAATTCATCTTAAGGGATGATCTTCTCTCCTCCGAGCTGCTCTGCCTTCATTCAATCGTGGTAGCCTTCAATTCCTGTCCTCCATTATCACATTCTATCGTCAACATGTAATAATTTCACATAAAAAATGAATAGCTAGCTCGATGTAAACTTAAAAGTATTTGGGCACTCTCTCCATAACAACTAGCATTTGAGGATCTACCCAAATTATTACTTTGGCCATTACTTCCACTATCCacgatgtgaatttgaaatcaaaaccgaattgTTTACATTAAAATcatgaaaccatttattaaatggttcggttttggttttaaaattgaaaccgtgattcgattttggttttaaagtttaaaccgcTAATATACCGTTTAAGTAAATTGTCAAACCGAAtgtatgcaatttttttttttaccccgaatattatctgggaccAGGGATAGCAcctagaattttattaaaaataaaattgataataaaaagACAAGGGGAGGGGACATAACCTGCCTTTCCCCAACCCAGGAGAGACAAGTCACTCTATCactctcaaaacccaaaaaaaaaaacccttataaAATAAATTGTTACATTCTGAAGATTGGTAAACCAAATTTGTCCTCTCGAATGATGCAACTAAGATCATCTGGAAGAGGATCATCACCATGGAAAATCAACTTTATTGTAGACTCACAAGCAAAATTAGCTAATCAATCCGCTGTTCGATTGCTTTCCTGAAATGAAAATGAGACGTGGGCTCTCAAAGAATCGCAGAGGTTGATaacttcctgaaaccaataccaacaaCTCTACAAATTACATGATCTTTGGGTAACCAGCTTCACAATCAAGGAGGAATCAGAATAAACATAAAAATCGAAGAGGCCCAATTCCCCACACAATCTCAATCCATCTCTAGGGGCTCTCAACTCAGCCATTGAATTTGAACACATCCCATAGAACTTAGAGAATGCCGCAAGAACATTCCCGTTATTGTTTCTAATAATGCCTCCTCCACTACTTTTACTCGGATTTCCCTTATTTGCTCCATCCACATTCAGTTTAACAGTATGAAAGGGAGGGCACCAATATATAGGAATTGGAGCCTTAACTCGACTAATAGGAGGATTTAACTTAAATACCTGCAGAATAAGAACATCTTTCCAAAAAAGGGGTTGAGAGAATTTAGTGAGATAAGTGATCTCACGAATCCAATTTTTAACTCTCTCAATGATGGCAGATGATGCAAGTGAGCCTTCACCATGTcttttcctatttctttctttccataatTCCCAAACTATAAATGTTGGTAACAAGCCCATGATGTACTTTGCAAATAGCCTTTACACTAGCACAGGACTGCCAATAAAGGATCCTATTACCAAGATCCTGAGATGAAATAACATCAATGTCTATTGTTCTTCCGAAAAAATTCCAAACCTTAGAAGCAGTTGTTCCCACCAATAAAGTGTGAGTTGTCGTTTCCCTCCAAGGATCCCTACAACAAGAGCATTTAGATTCCAATGGAATACCGATTTCATTAAACCATCATTGGTTGGAATTTTTCCATTTAAGATTTGGCATGAAAAGAAAACTAACTTTGGGAGGAACTGACGTATTCCATAACCATTTAGAGTAAGGAACTTAAGGAGAGTGCAATCAGATCTCATTCCACGCTGACTTAGTAGAGAAAGAGCCATCGCTCATCGGGGTCCAAACCAATCTGTCAACTTTATTTGATGACATAATGTTGGAGTTGAGAATATAATCCCTAATCTCCGGGAAGTCATTAACATTCAACACGTTTTGATCCCAATTGCCATCACCTCTAAACACATCTTTTATCTGAGTTTCAATGTTCACATTCAAGGCACCATCAACATTGTCGATTAGGGAGTCTATACTTGACCAGTTATCAAGCCAAAAATTCACCTCACCAGAGCCGACCAAACATTTggattttaataaaataagctcTTTAAGCTTATATACaatgaattatatatatagtaagtttaagtcattcaatgttaagtttacatacatttcaataaaaacaaattaagtttatattaaaaaactattaaaaaatatatataacaataaaaaattaaattcattgttacaatttacatcaaTTTCACTACAAAATTTAAAGGTAAACAAtttgtttaaataaaaaaattagaaaacataagaaaattatttataaatgatttcaattttaattttgattttacttaAAAAATCCTGCACCGAACATAATCAAACCTTCTACACCAGTACATCGGAACCAAACAACTAACACCCTTAATCTAGCgatgatttttctgtttttttaggTGTAAtggcggtggtggtggggatgatttttcctttttaagttgtgatggcggtggtggtggggaTAAAGCTCTGCCCATACTTGAACAGCTTGAAATGTGAGAATTGCCTCATCTATTTGTAATCCTACACCTACTGAAGTGTCAACTGCAAGGGTCAGAGGCAGCCAACTGAAGTATACCTTTTTGTTGGCCCTTTAATTTTGAAGTCTTTTTTTATAACACAACGGAGAAGTGTGATTTCCATAATAAGATATTGGACTTTCTACATTACAATATCTACATTTGAAGTACAAGCACCTGAGTTCTACGATGATattcttaaaaggaaaaaaatccatcaatCAATTATACCATTATTATCAATTCTCCCAAATCAGCTTTTAAATTCTGCTCAACAGGATTCTCTACTTTCCCTTacaggaaaaaaggaaaaaaagaaaaaaagaaaaaaaaaaacaaaacgaaCAGGCATGATATGATTCATTTCTGTAAACGAGATGAACCCAATAGCAGTACCAAACCCGCCCTTCTGTAACTTGATTCATGGGCTTTTGAAACAATAACCTCACCCAAGTTCCCCATTTTCGTGCAATGCCTCCAcctcactcttcttcttcttcgttttttatttttttgactaACAAGGAATATCCAGGCCTTCAGCCTAACTAGTCCCGTGAGCTCATTCTGACCCCACTGCCTCACTCTTCTTCACCAATTACCCCAccataaattttacactcttcaTCACATCCTCTTGCAAAAACGTACTACACATGTGGTACATTTGAAGGAAAATTCCTCCTTTGTCGTGACGTACCTATCTTGGATAAGTTAGGGAATTGAAACAAGAAATCAAGAGATAAGATGGACGTATTAAGGCACCCTCCTCAGAACAACAAGGTTGTTATCGGGTTCAAAGATACCTCCCGATACTGTAGGACTTCTATTTAAATAACAATTAATAATTACTCAAGAACAATTTGAGTAACATACAACACTTGCGATAACTACACGCACTACCTAATATCACGTTACCCACATAACCCATGTAATCCATACTTCCATATACATAAGTCACACCACTACACACGTCATCCACTATAGCTCAACCACTCCCTACCCTTATCATGTTCATAACAACATGTTACTTGTTCTTCTGGGCTCTTGGCAAGAGAGTGGCGTGACgaaagaaaaaaggtaaaacTAAGACGTAACAAATTACAAGCAACCTCAACTATGTGATGTAACTGATCACTACTACCCGACAAACATAACTTTTCTTTCACAAGGGATGCACAACTAACAACACCCACCAACCATCGAATACGCATTGAAGAAGATCCAGGCTCCCTCCCCAGATCGGAAAGAATAGCCAACCCATTAGAAATCCGGAACCAATGCAAAATCCTGTTCCGTGCATCAGTTGCTTCCTTCTATTAGCACACGTGAAAATACCCACTATCTTTTGGTCGGAGTGTGGATTCCAACCAAATGGGGCACCTATGCtcatagttagcaattcggccgaataattcgcgaattattcggccgaaccgaattttaaagaattttatcaaaaattcggaccgaatccgaatttaaaataaaattctttaaaattcgcgactttttcaaaaatgaatataattctcgaataattcggaccgaatccgaattaaaccgaattattcggtccatttaaacattatttaaaaaaaaaaaacaaaaataaaaaataaaaaaataaaaaaaatcaatttttttttaaaaaaaaccccaataagattttttgaccgcttttttgaccgaatccttaaattaatcgtccgaattattccgaataattctccgtccgaataattcccgaatccgaatttgttaactatgcgCTAGACTCGCTGTTGTTCCACACTTCCACAGAAGATCCAAGTCCTGTCATTTGATAAGAAATCGGATtaaaaaatttgagaattttctGGCACGCCTTCGCAATAGAATTCGTTCAACATTTTAGAATTTGTAGGGAAATTGGCCAACACGTTTTTACCCCAAGAAGCCGCTATTTTTACGAATACAATACCCCTTCGACGCGCAGAAAAGGGCTTTCAGGCCATCAAGGCAATTAATCCCCAACTATGGCGATCTCTGGTTTGCGGAGATTTTGCTCTCATATCTCTCTGGTCTCTTCAATCTCTCTGTACTCCAAAGCAGTAATCACCAGATCATCTGCAACCTCTGCCCCAACATTTACTCAGGCTTCCTCAAAGAAAGTCGCAGATCGGATCGTGAAGCTCTTCGCCATCGATCCCGACGGTCAGAAACGCCAAATCGTCGGACTTTCCGGCCACACCCTTCTCAAAGCTTTAGCCAACAATGGACTGATCGATCCTGCGTCGCACAGACTTGAAGATATCGACGCTTGTTCTGCTGAATGCGAGGTGAATATCGCCGAGGAATGGCTGGACAGGCTCCCTCCTCGTACATACGATGAGGAGTATGTTCTGAAGCGGAATTCGAGGGCTAGGGTTTTGAATAAGCACTCGAGGCTGGGGTGCCAAGTGGTTCTGACTTCGGAACTCGAAGGTATGGTGGTCGCTGTTCCTGAGCCGAAACCCTGGGATACCCCGTAAGATTACTCGGGATGAGTTAGGgctctccttttctcttatcCGTTTTGAATCTGTTCTGTTTTGGTAAAATAATTGAAAACTTTTGAGGACAAATGGGTTCTCTGGAAATGTGATTTGCTTTCATGCTTTGTTTATCTTGAAAGgttgttgaaatttttttattttgggcaTGGTACTCGAAATGCTATTTCTAAACGCTCTATCTGGATTATAGATAGGTCTATAGAACACTTGAATAGTTGTATAAATCCTTTCAGGAAGtttgattaagaaaaaaaaaaaaaaactagaaacagCTTTCTGTTAATCTGATGACAGTAATTGAAACAAATTGCATGTATTTTTTGAGGTACTTATGCTGCTTATATAATTTTGGTAGGAAGATTGTAAGAAACCTTGAATTGGAGCATTTGGTAAGATTTTCCGGAGGAGATTTGGACATACCTATCTTAAGCCCattgctttatatatatatatatatatatattttttttttttgatgaacatTGCTTTATTATATTTGTAACAAAAGTATTGGAATTTATATGTCTGTGGTCAAAGTATTGCCTTCTCTGGGATTTTCAGCTCTAAAGTGGTTATTTAGTTGTTCTTAGGCATTGTTTATGGGCATCGGTGCTAGCCAACAAAGCTTGCTACATAATAAGCTAACAAAGCTTGTTACATAATTCCTGCTGTAATAAACAGATTAGAAAGGGTTGGCTTCATTTAAATGTTCTTCAGAGGTGTTCACGAACCAGAAAAATAGTATATGGAAGGAATtttggactctctctctctctcttacacacacacacacacacacacaaaaacacTCACATATACCTCTATTCTGAGGTGGTTGTCTTCATGTTTTCTTCCtatctttttacttttttgagagTTATATAAACTAGGCATGGAGTCAGTTGCCCTTGAAACATCTGTCTTCTAGAAGCTTTGATTGGTGTAATGGTCTGAGTTCTCTATGCTTGAAGTATTGGTGTTGCAATGAACATAAAACATACTTTGATATAGAAACCTATGTGGTTTTCCTGCTTTCTTGGGTGTTGAGATTCTGCCCATAGCTTTATATTTTAACCAAAGTACTGTAATTGTTATGTCCATGGTCATGATGTAGATCAAGCTTCCAAAAAGGGTCACATGTGGTTCAATGCTGGCCCCAAAATTTGGCCATTCTTTCAGCCTGTCGAGCAGCATGGCTACCGTAGGCAGCAAGGCTCTCACCTGGGGAGTTAAGCAGCTTCTAGAAGAACAAAAGTTACCCCTACCAATTCTGGTTTGTCCTATTATGTGCCTTGGTCAGTAAGGTTATAGCTGGGGAAGAAATTAGAAAGTTTCTAGAAGAATGGTTAACTTATGTTTAGCTTCCTTTTATGTTTTATTCTCTTTGTTCAACTAAGTATTTTCAAATTAGGATTAGGAATTTTTTCTTTGTCTTAGTTTCCTTCTAGTTCTTCTTGGCCAAGGAAAACTAAGTTTCCTTTCCATTACTTACCTATTTTGTAAAGGCCTTCCTAGTCTATTTAAAGGGATCAGTTGTAGTCATTGAGACAAGTTAAGTTGAGTTAATGGAATTGAAGTTTGTCTTAATGGCTGAGATAGAGTCGATTGTGTGGGTGAGATGCCAAAAACTTTGCGAGGGTGAGAGGCCTGATCCaacctatcttcttcttcccccttctcatcCTTCCATCAAagtctcttctcttttcttttgttatttcctTTGTACTATTGAGGCTGCAATTTACCAATCAGTTACTGGAGTTCTGAACCATCTTCAAACTCAGCAGAGTCTTAGTCTTTGTCCCAAGTATGGCCTTAGATTAAacattggagggcaagaatcGAAGTAGCCGACCCTATTTGGCTGAGATTGTCCTAACTGTTGGGCTGTGCCTTTTTCCTCTtattctcatatttcttttctcatccCTCATCTTTCCATGATTCCATCTCTCCCTTTCCCCTCTTCTATTTGGACTTTTCCTATattgttttgtatggatccatgtagttggccccattaagttgggataaggctgagtttgttgttgttgtttgagaGTCAACAACTCTCAGACCTGTGATCTGCTTTTGTCCAACTTTTGGGAGTTTCTTTGGGTTATTACCAGGGTCTTTTGATCCCAATTTGAACGCCATCTAAAGCTTCAATCTCAAGTTCTTGGAGAACTCCAGAAGTTTCCTATTTCATGATCTTCATAAAGAATCTGCATATTTCCACAACAGACCATCCCTTCAGGTCCATCTTTTTGCAGGTCTGTTAGGACCCCCTTGTAGGGCATTCAACCAGAGGTAGGAGGCCATCAGAGGACTAGGCGTTGAGATCTCCAAAATCTCCCTAAATTAACCCTAAATCAAGAACTAGTGCAGAATCTGTCTCGGCCGTTAATTCAAGCTGGTTTTCTGAGGTTTACATCACACTGTGGTCCTCTATGTTGAATGGTATTTTCCATCATTACAACTATTTAAAGCCTGAGATCTTGTGTGAGTCAATTTTCTCAGATTTACCCTGCTTTATGACCTATCAGCTGGGACATATTGTTCGTATTAACTGTATCTTTGTGAGGGGTTGTTTACCTACTGTTTTGGAGTTACATATTGCTCCTGCCTGGGTTTAGGTCCTGTGACTTAGCCTGACATTAAAATTATTGCCTACCTTGGGCTTTTTGGCTCTGAAGTGGTTAGTTAATCGTTCTTAGGCATTGTTTAGGGGCTGAGGCGGTAGTGAACAAAGCTTGCTACATTATTCCCTGCTGTAATGGACCGAGTTAGAAAGGGTTGGCCTAATTTAAATGGCCTTCAGAGGTGTTCATGAATCAGAAAGGCTCTGAATATATGGAAGGAATtttggactctctctctctctctctccacatgcACACAAGCACATATACCGCCATCCTGAGTCGATTATCTTGATGTTTTCTTCCTATCTTTTTGCTTTCCTGAGAGTTGTTATGTAAACTAGGCATGGGGTCAGTTGCCCTTGTAACATCTGTCTACTAAGAGCTTTGATTGTTGCAGTGGTCTGAGTTCTCTATCCTTGAAGTATTGGTGTTTGAATGAACATaaaacataccttgatatagaaACCTATGTGATTTTCCTGCGTTTTTGGGTCTTGAGATTCTGCCCCATTATTGTAGTGAACAGTCATACAATAAATGAAGGATGAGACCTAACAAAACCCTATAAAGAGAAAAAGTAAGTGATACAACTGAAAGGCATTTCTGATTTAGAGTCACCTTTTcctaaaaaattatgaaagGAATTTCTCTTGGATCTGGAAGATAAATTATTGGGCTTTAGATTCTTTAGTGGAGGTTGGTATTACAGAAGGACATGCTGTAAtcagaaaatttttctttttaattatattttgtcAATAtgatgtaattatatatatatatatatatatatagtgtgtgtgtgtgtgtgtgtgcagaAGTTCCTCTTTAGGTTTAGAAGTCGAGTCAGATTATATGGGCAATATGGGGATATTTTTTGAATTCAGTTAATTAGTGGATCCTCTGTTGCATCTCCACTAACCTTTTACTGTGTGAAATAAGAACCTGGTGCATAGCTGTTGGAGTCAAacccaatggaaaaaaaatcatggtcAGATTGGCAGGAtgatttgaatttgatgagtaGTCTCCTCACTTTGACTTACAAAATTTTTTAATAATGGAGTTTGGAAAGTGGAGGCCAAGTAGTTCTAATATCAAAGCATATGGGGTATCCAATAAACGGGCATCTTCTAATTGTAGAGATATTCAAGCTACAGTGAGGAATTTTCAAGCCgaagagaagatgaaaaatGGGTGGTAAAACAGTAATCTTACATCATCCATGGGAAGCCGAAATTATTTGACATAGACCACACAATTCTACACAATATTGCAACAAACAAAGGGTAGGATTTTGCTCCTAATTCTATTTGTTGAGATTTCCTTTTAATGCATTAATGTCTTTTCCTTTCTACCTGTTGAATATACTTAGTTACTATATATCTCTCTTTTAATATAGTGGTGCGTTAGGTAGGCAACCGACACTTTAATATATTCAGCCAACGACATTTTTTGCATGGAACCTTTTGTTTTCtgatttcatttatttcttgATATCATGTTTTATCGTCCTTATATTGCTATGGCGTTCCATGTAAGTGACATTGTGTCGATGTCTGGATGCAGTGATAAGTAGGCAAAGGCATGTGAGTGGAACTTTTTTAGCCCAGAAGCATAGGATTAGATTAGCTTTCTAGAACATTGGATCCTTAATGAGTAAGAGCCTGAAATTGATGATGTTATaaggagaagagagattaaTATTGCATGCAtccaagagactagatggaagggtaacaaagctaaggtgttggataactttaaactttggtattCTGGAGATCAAAGTAAAAGAAGCAGAGTGGAGATAATAGTGgacaaaaatctaaaaaataatgtAGTGGAGGTCAAAAAACTGGGGGATAGGATTATATCCACCAAATTGGTGTTGAAGAAAGAGGCTGTCAATATTGTTTGTACTAATGCACCTCAAGTGGTATTAGATGAAAGCAGTAAGcaacaattttgggaacacatggatgatTTAGTGCAAGGTTTTGAACAGGATGAATCGATTATTATTAGAAGTGACCTGAATGGACATGTTGGGAGTAATCAGAGGTTATGAAGGGGTCAATGGAGGCTACGGGTTGGGGAGAGGAACGAGGAGGGGAGCTCAATTTTATACTTTGTGGTAGCTTATGATCTATCAACTGTGAACACTTAtttgaaaaaagagaggaaCACTTAGTTACCTACAAAAGTGGGAATTATATCAGCCAAATTAATTTCTTTCCTAACTAGAAGGTAGACAAAATGTTGTGCAAAGACTGTAAGGTTATCACTAAGGAGAGAGTAATCACCAAAGATTGACTGATGATCTTGGATATGTGCCTCGGTGCACAGAAGCATAGGATGAGGGAACCTATGTATCCTaagataaggtggtggagattaaaTGTGAAATGAGATGATGAcctatattatttatttatttatttattttggtagaaaggATGACCTATATTAATAGGGTTGCTAAAGAAGTTTTAGGGGAAGAAAAAGTAATTGTTAGGCCTTTAGGGAGACTTagtggtgggatgatgaggtaCAAGAAGCCATGAAGATCAAGAAAGTTAGTTTTAAGACATGGCAAAGGACTAAAGAGATAAAAGATAAAGAGAAGTATACTGATGCCAGAAATGAAGCTAGGAAGAAGAATGCGTGGATGGCTAGggaaaagaaatatgaggacCTCTATATTAATCTAAacacaaaagaaggggaaaaaactattaataaaatataactaaaatgagagaaaggaagagtagagattgTGAGACCATTCGAGATAAATCAAAAGCAAGGATGGAAGAGTTGATAATGGATGAGGACATTGTgaagagatgggatgagtatATTATGACTTACTAAATGGAGATAGTTCGAGTAGGAATGACCTGGGAGATTGCATTATCCATTAAGACACCACATGTCATAGATATATACGAAATGTTGGTGTGGTGAGAGTTAAAGAAGTTTTAAGAAATATGAAATGTAGGCGAGACGCCAGGCCTAGATGAGATTCCAATAGAAGTGTGGCAGAGTTTAGGAATATGTGGGGTATATTGGTTAACCAatctgtttaacaagattatggaTACAAAGAAAATGCcaaatgaatggaggagaagcaatTTTTGAtccataaaaataaaggtgatattcatAGTTGCAATAATTGTAGAACATTAACTAATGattcatactatgaaattatgggagaaggttattgaaggcAGTTTGAGAATAATAACTCATATGTTGGAGAACTAATTTTGCTTTATACCAAGTGGATCCTCGATAGAAGCTATTTACCTATTGAGAGGTTCATAGAAAGATATAGAGTCTACGAAAAGGATCTCCGTATGATTTTTATTGACTTTGAAAAAGCCTATGACATATTTCTTAGAGATTTAATCTGGCATGATTCTGTGAAGAGATGGATGTTGAATAAATATGCGGATGTAATTAAAAATATGTATGAGGgcatggtgactagtgtgagaccTGTGGGAGGTTAAGGCAATGAATTCCCCAATTACGATTGTGTTGCATTAGGGATCAGCTTTAAGCTCTTATCTGTTTGCGCTATCATTGATGATTTTACTAAAAGCATTCAAGACGAGGTTCGgtggtgtatgctcttcactgatgatattgttttagtggatgagacaaaagcatgGATTACGACTAAGTTAGAGCTATAGAAATtaaccttggaaacaagaggctttaatattagtagatcgaagacggagtatatgatgtgtaactttagtcacaccaTGATGGATGATGATattgtagacaccgaattttgtcatccctcggcaatgatgacaatatgaagaattacatgttggatattttagacttggagaattttcaaacttagaatagaaaatgaccatttttttcccctataaactttcaagagaaaatgttttcaaaaattggaatttgatgttgtggattattgtcgtttgtcccctcaagtcggacattacactttgatacGAGAACTATgtgaatcgacgcccgattctctctttcattatataatCCGGGTctctactttatgcatattttcgtaaaggttcccggtcgagactacaatcgtgtctcacatcattggatagtggtcggactgagctttctaacgacatattacacatcGAATTctgacaaacggtttgaaagatatgacccccaaaagttgactccaaagctcggtatcagattccattccaagcaaccaaagagtgccacatggcgcccaaacccctttgtccaaaagcaagcctttttggacaattctctctagttttttagtcgcacatcggaaataagagagaattgtcccaagtcccaaggctataagaatagcccttcctctcttccaaagggggggaagaaaatttgggataaggaatatggccccatgaaggtttttgctaattctctctctctaaataaagaatccctccaagtataaaattttgaatgtgtaatccttccttgagccgggagacctagtccggttcggttcgattttgggcttgaagcacaagggttatctccccttgtttcttgattaaagctgggtttaaggtatttttcttctcctaattgcaatttagaattagtttatctaattttatagattagtttctaatttattaataattgatttatttagattaattatgtttaattagtttcagtttggttcaatacggtttattagatgtgaattgatttattctggtccaattaaaggtatttaggtttaattgattcttttagattaattggttttttttttaacatgtttacttaagtagatttgatttggtttattttttttttaaattgttttttgttcttttaatctagacccttagacTAGGATCTCAGCCCTAACCTAATCCcactgttttttcttcttcctctcttccctctttcttctctagCCGCCCCTCTACAGTCCCTTTCTTCCTCAATGACCGAAATCCCAAGccatcatcctctttctcttcgTCATACCTGCAAccttcccttccccttcccttctTGTTCCTTGGCCAAACCTGAACTcatccctcttcttttttttctttttttttttctgtgaccgaacttctcctcctcttct
It includes:
- the LOC122074264 gene encoding ferredoxin-2, mitochondrial encodes the protein MAISGLRRFCSHISLVSSISLYSKAVITRSSATSAPTFTQASSKKVADRIVKLFAIDPDGQKRQIVGLSGHTLLKALANNGLIDPASHRLEDIDACSAECEVNIAEEWLDRLPPRTYDEEYVLKRNSRARVLNKHSRLGCQVVLTSELEGMVVAVPEPKPWDTP